In one Mycobacterium heckeshornense genomic region, the following are encoded:
- a CDS encoding GAF domain-containing sensor histidine kinase produces the protein MTDSTHGPNAVRDVVGADRELALLRELIQAASSGPGVEPLAAAAARMITAATGTDVCFVHVLDDTDRSLTLAGATPPFDGQVGKIRLPLGSGISGWVASHREPVVITHDKEADPRYLPIQSLRGRDFTSMVSVPMETDPGGLVGVLNVHTVQRREFTADDVELLRVIGRLIAGALHQARLHRQLVARERAHELFVEQVIEAQEIERRRLAGDIHDGISQRLITLSYRLDAAARAVGDDDAAQASRHLNEARELAELTLEEARAAISGLRPPVLDDLGLAGGLASLARSMPQLDTELDLSDARLPEHIELALYRIAQEGLQNVVKHAAATRTRLRFGVDGDIARLEIVDDGVGFDTFENPLGGDEMGGYGVLSMAERAELVGGRLNIRSRPGAGTAVTATIPLPPTLK, from the coding sequence TTGACCGACAGCACTCATGGGCCCAACGCGGTGCGCGACGTCGTCGGCGCCGACCGTGAACTGGCGCTGTTGCGCGAACTCATTCAAGCCGCCTCCAGCGGCCCCGGTGTCGAACCGCTGGCAGCCGCGGCCGCGCGCATGATCACCGCGGCCACCGGTACCGACGTCTGCTTCGTGCATGTGCTCGACGACACCGACCGCTCGCTTACCCTGGCCGGGGCGACGCCACCATTCGACGGGCAGGTGGGAAAAATCCGGTTGCCGCTGGGTTCCGGCATTTCGGGCTGGGTGGCCAGCCATCGCGAGCCGGTGGTGATCACCCATGACAAGGAGGCCGACCCGCGGTACTTGCCGATCCAGTCGCTGCGGGGGCGGGATTTCACGTCGATGGTGTCGGTGCCGATGGAGACCGACCCCGGCGGCTTGGTCGGGGTGCTCAACGTGCACACCGTGCAGCGACGCGAATTCACCGCCGACGACGTCGAACTGTTGCGCGTTATCGGCCGGTTGATTGCCGGGGCACTGCATCAGGCGCGGCTGCACCGCCAGCTGGTGGCTCGGGAACGCGCCCACGAGTTGTTCGTCGAGCAGGTGATCGAGGCGCAGGAAATCGAACGCAGGCGACTGGCCGGCGACATCCACGACGGCATCTCGCAGCGGCTGATCACGCTGTCATACCGGTTGGATGCGGCCGCGCGGGCCGTCGGCGACGACGACGCGGCCCAAGCCTCCCGGCACCTCAACGAGGCGCGCGAACTCGCTGAGCTGACGCTGGAGGAAGCGCGCGCCGCGATCAGCGGGCTGCGACCGCCGGTGCTCGACGACCTGGGTCTGGCGGGTGGGCTGGCCAGCCTGGCGCGGTCGATGCCGCAGCTGGACACCGAGCTCGACCTGTCCGATGCCCGGCTGCCCGAGCACATCGAGCTTGCGCTGTACCGCATCGCGCAGGAGGGCCTGCAAAACGTCGTCAAGCACGCCGCCGCCACCAGAACCCGGCTGCGGTTCGGGGTCGACGGCGACATCGCCCGGTTGGAAATCGTCGACGACGGAGTGGGTTTCGACACTTTCGAGAATCCGCTGGGTGGCGACGAGATGGGCGGCTACGGTGTGCTGTCGATGGCCGAGCGCGCGGAGCTGGTCGGCGGGCGGCTCAACATCCGGTCGCGGCCCGGCGCCGGAACGGCGGTGACTGCGACGATTCCGCTGCCCCCGACCCTTAAGTAG
- a CDS encoding MarR family transcriptional regulator, whose translation MAANQPDKRSDRRDPIAQARANWERAGWGDVALGMVAVTSVMRAHQILLARVENALRPYDLSFSRFELLRLLAFSRTGALPITKASDRLQVHVTSVTHAIRRLEADGLVQRIPHPTDGRTTLVQITALGRSTVEDATVTLNEQVFADIGMADAEAQALVSSIETLRHNAGDF comes from the coding sequence GTGGCCGCCAACCAACCGGACAAGCGATCCGACCGCCGCGACCCGATCGCCCAGGCCAGGGCCAACTGGGAGCGCGCCGGATGGGGTGACGTCGCGCTGGGCATGGTCGCCGTGACGTCGGTGATGCGCGCCCACCAGATTCTGCTTGCCCGGGTCGAAAACGCCTTGCGCCCCTACGATCTAAGCTTCTCCCGCTTCGAGCTGCTGCGCCTGCTGGCGTTCAGCCGGACCGGGGCGCTGCCGATCACCAAGGCCTCCGACCGGCTTCAGGTGCACGTCACCAGCGTCACTCACGCGATCCGCCGGCTGGAAGCCGATGGGCTGGTGCAGCGCATACCGCATCCGACCGACGGTCGCACCACGCTGGTGCAGATCACCGCTCTCGGCCGCTCGACGGTCGAAGACGCCACCGTCACACTCAACGAGCAGGTGTTCGCCGACATCGGGATGGCGGACGCCGAAGCGCAGGCATTGGTGTCGTCGATCGAAACGTTGCGGCACAACGCTGGCGACTTCTGA
- a CDS encoding pyridoxal phosphate-dependent aminotransferase, protein MTIAAQRNSITAEILGALPQAVDPLALSLNENPFPPLRAVRKALVKSIDAVNRYPEFLPERLRRLIADHIGVPEDQVVLGAGATGVVMQVLQALTYLGDTIVMASPTFDGYPIIAQIARLIPVTVPLDERGHHNLDALADAAAAARVVVLCRPHNPTGTMEPAVEVMRFLRRVAADTVVLLDEAYIEFAGAEQRINAASLVARFPNVVVVRTFSKAYGLAGLRIGYGIGSPELTRALWTKQLPFGMASTALLAVAASYAAETQLLKRVRLITAERRYLQKQLRAMGVRSTDAHANFVYLPSRDRPWSDVLAGSGLQVRHYSDGGARITVGSRASSLAVLSVVDKALG, encoded by the coding sequence ATGACGATTGCCGCGCAGAGGAACTCGATCACCGCCGAGATCCTCGGCGCATTGCCGCAGGCGGTCGATCCGCTGGCGTTGTCGTTGAATGAGAATCCGTTCCCGCCGCTGCGGGCGGTGCGAAAAGCGTTGGTCAAGTCGATCGACGCAGTCAATCGGTACCCGGAGTTCCTGCCCGAGCGGCTGCGCCGCCTGATAGCCGATCACATCGGGGTGCCCGAGGATCAGGTGGTACTTGGTGCCGGTGCAACCGGTGTGGTGATGCAAGTGTTGCAGGCCCTGACCTATTTGGGTGACACCATCGTGATGGCATCACCCACGTTCGACGGGTACCCGATCATCGCACAGATCGCGCGGCTGATCCCGGTGACGGTTCCGCTCGACGAACGCGGTCATCACAATCTCGATGCGCTGGCCGACGCCGCAGCCGCGGCGCGGGTGGTGGTGCTGTGCCGCCCACACAATCCAACTGGCACAATGGAGCCTGCCGTCGAGGTGATGCGGTTTCTGCGGAGGGTGGCGGCGGACACCGTGGTGTTGCTCGACGAAGCGTATATCGAATTCGCCGGGGCGGAGCAGCGGATCAACGCGGCTTCATTGGTCGCCCGCTTTCCCAATGTGGTTGTGGTGCGGACCTTTTCCAAGGCCTACGGGCTGGCCGGGCTGCGGATCGGTTACGGAATCGGTTCGCCGGAACTGACCAGGGCGCTGTGGACCAAGCAGTTGCCCTTCGGCATGGCCAGCACCGCATTGCTCGCGGTCGCGGCCTCCTATGCCGCCGAAACCCAACTGCTCAAGCGGGTCCGGCTGATCACCGCCGAGCGGCGCTATCTGCAGAAGCAACTGCGCGCAATGGGAGTCCGCAGCACCGACGCGCACGCCAATTTCGTCTACCTGCCGTCGAGGGATCGGCCGTGGAGCGACGTGCTGGCGGGCAGTGGTCTGCAGGTCCGGCACTATTCGGACGGCGGCGCGCGGATCACCGTCGGCAGCCGCGCATCCAGCCTCGCGGTCCTCTCGGTGGTGGACAAGGCGCTGGGGTGA
- a CDS encoding 3-oxoacyl-ACP synthase III family protein, whose protein sequence is MTEVSLTDVSTYLPGEPISADYYAQFAGSDELRDNLMFRAPRFRHHVGPDESAIDMVEHAAQGLIERHGRDVIEHIDVLITHTQMPDMPFYGAGGGIAHRLGMRPSWVLDLHNGGCAAFVLGLNVARKLLSSGEGRTALIAIAQNAAGQVFDQPGVRRMAQAAVPGDGAAVGLVTLSDQSPILDVECRTYGEYAGDMTLAIDPPRKWWQPGRGEGCIGFTETKITKVLARGNRQVPEVALAVCDRIGLASRDVDLLVTNQPNRVFLRNWREALEIPPERHRDTFDECGNLFGAGIPINLDRAISDGQINAGDVVLMAAFAHAGDFAGAAAMRWGGRG, encoded by the coding sequence ATGACTGAAGTCAGCCTCACCGACGTTTCCACTTACCTGCCGGGCGAGCCGATCAGCGCCGATTACTACGCGCAATTCGCCGGATCAGATGAGTTGCGTGACAACCTGATGTTCCGCGCGCCGAGGTTTCGCCATCACGTCGGACCCGACGAGAGCGCGATCGACATGGTCGAGCATGCCGCGCAAGGACTGATCGAGCGGCATGGCCGCGATGTCATAGAGCATATTGACGTGTTGATCACGCACACCCAGATGCCGGATATGCCTTTCTATGGTGCGGGCGGTGGCATCGCGCACCGCTTAGGCATGCGGCCGTCGTGGGTGCTGGATCTTCACAACGGCGGATGCGCGGCATTTGTGCTCGGGCTCAACGTCGCTCGTAAACTACTGTCGTCCGGCGAGGGGCGCACCGCGCTGATCGCAATTGCGCAAAACGCGGCGGGGCAAGTCTTCGATCAGCCGGGTGTTCGGCGCATGGCGCAGGCTGCGGTCCCCGGCGACGGTGCCGCAGTCGGATTGGTCACGCTGTCGGATCAATCGCCGATCCTTGATGTCGAGTGCCGCACCTACGGCGAATACGCCGGAGACATGACGCTCGCGATCGATCCTCCGCGCAAGTGGTGGCAGCCGGGACGCGGAGAAGGCTGCATCGGGTTCACCGAAACCAAGATCACCAAAGTGCTGGCCCGCGGCAACCGCCAGGTTCCTGAAGTGGCGCTCGCGGTTTGCGATCGAATCGGCTTGGCGTCCAGGGATGTTGACCTGCTCGTCACCAACCAGCCCAACCGGGTATTCCTGCGCAATTGGCGAGAAGCGCTCGAAATACCGCCCGAGCGTCACCGCGATACCTTCGACGAGTGCGGCAACCTGTTCGGTGCCGGTATCCCGATCAACCTCGATCGCGCTATCTCGGACGGTCAGATCAACGCCGGCGACGTGGTGCTGATGGCCGCCTTCGCCCACGCCGGTGACTTCGCCGGAGCGGCCGCAATGCGGTGGGGTGGACGCGGCTAA